A window of Thalassophryne amazonica chromosome 21, fThaAma1.1, whole genome shotgun sequence contains these coding sequences:
- the LOC117502570 gene encoding AN1-type zinc finger protein 3-like has translation MGDTSERSKAPSLPPRCPCGFWGSSKTMNLCSKCFANVQNKQPGDDCTSKPIQSSGSSQSSVFTNEMNSSTSQSLSPSPPPSSSEQPLTEESSSTFASTREGVSSCTETGQGTLCTPTKRPRESASSPDREATPKKRPRTDEKEVSDEDAGGTPKQKNRRRCYRCQTKLELVQQELGSCRCGYVFCMLHRLPEQHDCVFDHLGRGREEAVLKMVKLDRKVGRSCQRIGEECS, from the exons ATGGGAGACACCAGCGAGCGGAGCAAAGCGCCCAGCCTGCCGCCCCGCTGCCCCTGCGGCTTCTGGGG GTCCAGTAAAACTATGAACCTGTGTTCCAAATGTTTTGCCA ATGTTCAGAACAAACAGCCGGGGGACGACTGCACCTCCAAGCCCATCCAAAGCAGTGGGAGTAGTCAATCGTCCGTTTTCACTAATGAGATGAACAGTAGCACGAGCCAGTCGCTATCACCTTCTCCGCCGCCATCTAGTTCCGAGCAGCCGTTAACCGAAGAATCCTCATCCACATTTGCCAGCACCAGGGAAG GTGTGTCGTCATGCACAGAAACGGGTCAGGGCACGCTTTGCACACCCACAAAACGTCCACGAGAATCAG CCTCCAGTCCAGACAGAGAGGCCACACCAAAGAAACGGCCACGAACAGACGAGAAGGAAGTGAGCGACGAGGATGCCGGTGGGACGCCCAAGCAGAAGAACCGCCGGCGCTGCTATCGCTGCCAAACTAAGCTGGAGCTGGTGCAGCAGGAACTGGGTTCCTGTCGCTGTG GCTATGTCTTCTGCATGCTTCACCGTCTACCCGAGCAGCACGACTGCGTGTTCGACCACCTGGGCCGCGGGCGTGAGGAGGCTGTCCTCAAGATGGTGAAGCTGGACCGCAAGGTGGGCCGCTCGTGCCAGCGCATCGGCGAGGAGTGCTCCTGA